From Planococcus halocryophilus, the proteins below share one genomic window:
- a CDS encoding glycosyltransferase family 2 protein yields MGNRIMVSIECNAYNHEDFIAEALDSMLMQKTDFAYEILIHDDASTDRTADIIRSYEQQYPDIVKPIYQTENQYSQDIPFEVYNSERALGKYTAVCEGDDYWTDREKLQKQVDYMEAHSECSMCVHAAEKVSAVTKKRVATVRPSNKDKIFSVEEVIEGGGELFATNSIMYSREKIPEMPEFYLNATIGDYPIVILGALSGTVYYMDRNMAAYRVEVKGSWTDLHLNDISEKKKHLQDVANLLDEVNVYTNFKYDNVISFTKKRNSFYLLLKQLEIKQTLKKGYRQFYTKPEFFKRIFKRITI; encoded by the coding sequence ATGGGAAACCGGATAATGGTGAGTATAGAGTGTAATGCTTATAATCATGAAGATTTTATAGCGGAGGCATTAGATAGTATGTTAATGCAGAAAACAGATTTCGCTTATGAAATTTTAATTCATGATGATGCATCTACTGACCGAACAGCTGACATCATCAGAAGTTATGAACAACAGTATCCGGATATCGTCAAACCCATCTACCAAACAGAAAATCAGTATTCACAAGATATTCCTTTTGAGGTGTACAATAGTGAGCGCGCATTAGGAAAGTATACCGCGGTTTGTGAGGGTGATGATTATTGGACGGATCGGGAGAAACTGCAAAAGCAAGTGGATTATATGGAAGCGCATTCGGAATGTAGCATGTGCGTGCATGCTGCAGAAAAGGTCTCTGCCGTAACTAAAAAAAGAGTCGCTACTGTTCGGCCGAGCAATAAGGACAAAATCTTTTCTGTAGAAGAAGTAATTGAAGGTGGTGGGGAACTGTTCGCTACTAACTCGATTATGTATTCTCGCGAAAAAATTCCTGAGATGCCTGAGTTTTACTTGAACGCGACAATTGGAGATTATCCGATTGTTATACTAGGGGCATTAAGTGGAACGGTGTACTACATGGATCGGAACATGGCTGCGTACCGAGTAGAAGTAAAAGGCTCGTGGACAGATTTACACCTTAATGATATTTCTGAAAAGAAAAAGCACCTTCAAGATGTTGCGAATTTGCTCGATGAAGTAAATGTCTATACTAATTTTAAATACGATAACGTCATTAGCTTCACAAAAAAACGTAACAGCTTCTACCTTTTGTTAAAGCAATTGGAAATAAAACAGACATTGAAAAAAGGTTACCGACAGTTCTATACGAAACCAGAATTTTTTAAGCGAATCTTCAAGCGAATCACTATTTAA
- a CDS encoding right-handed parallel beta-helix repeat-containing protein — protein MTYKKITRLLLSVIGIFGLTATVIMAPSYFLAKEKSDATTQFGAEGDGVMDDTQAIQQAIDETPIGGELHIPPGIYKLTKNPDLKASTGYGDSYFALKISKPITIIMEQAIFQTESAGEYGVFWIMATADVHLKGGFLMGDKLPEEGTLISNIAILLQNSRESSIENVYTKNYSQGIHLHHAHNNVIRNVISESNYGSGIINFASDYNTIESCVIRNSGDGHLSLFGKGKHNLVKGCMVTEDRPGYTDQQGITIESEKESNIEKNMVSGFYYGIDVKNGAESNVIKGNVVYNNEYNIAIRPGDGGKNLMTPSHNISILNNLAISPRENSERGIYINIGTGHIVQGNTIEKNNLILRDEELRVTYQRENFIVVDE, from the coding sequence ATGACCTATAAGAAAATCACTCGCTTGCTTCTTAGCGTAATAGGGATTTTTGGTTTGACTGCCACTGTAATTATGGCGCCGAGTTACTTTCTAGCAAAAGAGAAAAGTGATGCAACTACACAATTTGGAGCAGAAGGTGATGGCGTGATGGATGATACTCAAGCAATTCAACAAGCGATTGATGAAACTCCAATAGGTGGAGAATTGCATATTCCACCGGGAATTTATAAATTGACTAAAAACCCCGATTTAAAGGCTAGTACTGGATATGGAGACAGTTATTTTGCTTTGAAAATTTCTAAGCCAATCACCATTATAATGGAGCAAGCAATTTTTCAGACTGAATCAGCGGGAGAATATGGTGTGTTTTGGATAATGGCAACGGCGGATGTCCATCTAAAAGGTGGTTTTTTGATGGGGGATAAATTGCCTGAAGAAGGAACCTTGATTTCGAATATTGCTATTTTGCTACAGAACAGTCGTGAAAGTTCGATTGAAAATGTTTATACAAAAAATTATTCACAAGGTATCCACTTGCATCATGCTCATAATAATGTCATTCGAAATGTAATAAGTGAATCCAATTATGGTTCGGGTATTATCAATTTTGCATCAGATTACAATACAATAGAATCTTGTGTAATTCGAAATTCAGGAGATGGCCATCTTTCTTTGTTTGGAAAAGGAAAACATAATCTGGTAAAAGGGTGCATGGTTACTGAAGATCGTCCTGGCTACACAGATCAACAAGGCATTACAATAGAGAGTGAAAAAGAAAGCAACATTGAAAAAAATATGGTCAGTGGTTTTTATTATGGTATTGATGTTAAAAATGGTGCAGAATCCAATGTCATTAAAGGAAATGTGGTTTACAATAATGAATATAATATTGCGATTAGACCAGGTGATGGAGGAAAGAATTTGATGACGCCGAGCCACAATATTAGCATACTTAATAATTTGGCTATTAGTCCCCGTGAAAACTCAGAACGGGGGATTTATATTAATATTGGAACTGGGCATATTGTTCAAGGAAATACGATCGAAAAAAATAATCTCATTCTTCGTGATGAAGAGTTGAGAGTAACATATCAACGAGAGAATTTTATAGTAGTTGATGAATAA
- a CDS encoding GNAT family N-acetyltransferase, with protein MYEEMEGGNCEVFEFEHSLGKVYHQFIKREVPIFLEGGPYFDLLTPYGYGGPVITELKDKTRKDELVALFCQCFQDYCLKHNIVSEFVRFHPLVNNAQDFDSCYNVLFRRHTTGITLKGFEDPIQEEFSGSTRKRIRKALRDGVTYRITENPSNLDQFQEIYLTTMKRVGAEDFYLFDDAYFSKMIENLGEQMILVEAIFDSKVIGAELHFHTGPYVHTHLSGTIDGDINHLSPVYVMTYAIVLWAQEHGVEYIHSGGGVNPGPDDSLYLFKKRFGKNTEFDYYVGNKVWNKEIYDKLNEAANVNSDSGLFPAYRWS; from the coding sequence TTGTATGAAGAAATGGAAGGAGGAAATTGTGAAGTTTTTGAATTCGAACACTCTCTAGGTAAGGTTTATCACCAGTTTATCAAAAGAGAAGTTCCAATTTTTTTGGAAGGCGGACCATACTTTGATCTGCTTACACCTTATGGTTATGGAGGGCCCGTTATCACTGAGCTAAAGGATAAAACGCGTAAAGATGAACTGGTTGCTCTTTTCTGCCAATGCTTTCAAGATTATTGCCTAAAACATAATATTGTCAGCGAATTTGTTCGTTTCCACCCACTAGTTAACAATGCTCAAGATTTCGACTCTTGCTATAACGTTCTTTTTAGACGTCATACTACAGGAATCACTTTAAAAGGATTTGAAGATCCAATACAAGAAGAATTTTCGGGCTCGACCCGCAAAAGAATTCGTAAAGCATTAAGGGATGGTGTAACTTATCGAATCACAGAAAATCCATCTAACCTAGACCAGTTTCAGGAGATCTACCTCACAACAATGAAACGAGTTGGTGCTGAAGACTTCTACTTATTCGATGATGCATATTTCTCAAAAATGATTGAGAATTTAGGTGAACAAATGATATTAGTTGAAGCTATCTTCGACTCCAAAGTGATTGGTGCAGAACTTCATTTCCACACAGGTCCATATGTACATACTCACTTATCGGGCACTATCGACGGTGACATCAATCACTTGTCGCCTGTTTATGTCATGACCTACGCCATTGTATTATGGGCCCAAGAACATGGAGTTGAATACATTCACTCAGGAGGCGGTGTGAACCCAGGTCCTGACGACTCACTTTATTTATTCAAAAAGAGATTTGGCAAAAATACTGAATTCGACTATTATGTCGGCAACAAAGTGTGGAATAAAGAAATTTATGACAAATTAAATGAAGCTGCTAACGTTAATTCAGATAGCGGACTATTCCCAGCTTATCGCTGGTCATAG